The Quercus lobata isolate SW786 unplaced genomic scaffold, ValleyOak3.0 Primary Assembly Scq3eQI_259, whole genome shotgun sequence region TTTCTGCTTGATTTGGTGGTTTCTTATCAGATCtccgtttatttatttattttaaacttgtaCTTTCTCCCAATTAGTTTTAAATTGGGTGACTAGAGGCTATAAAATGCACGAGACATGCTAACACAAAGTACAATCAAAGTAATTAGTATTGTTATCATCTTATATTTAGAGTTCTGCATGCATTGGGTATCAGTAAAGGCATGAGGTTTATGTAGGCTAATACACTGCATACTCTTATCAAGAGTGCCAAAGGTCATATGGAGTATTTGGGTTATCTTTCACGTCCATAGAATAAACACGTAAGTATGGACACAGTAGGGTGGGTAATTATGTATGTAGGACAGGTCCTAAGTACAATACATTCTCCACTTTGCTCTTATTGTCAATTCTCCAAACTATGTtcaagatgatttttttttgagcatGACAAATACAATCTACTAACATGCAGGCTGAACAATGGGTTAATAAAATGACTAAAGCTGCAGAGAATGAACAGCCAGAAGTAGAATCAGAGGGTCAACCTTATAGGTCAGTATAAGTGTATAACCATCTTTGCTGTCTGTTATGGCTATTGGTGTTAATGGGAAATTGTAAGTTGTTCACCACAACCCTTCACATTTTCTTGTAGGCTTGGATTGGGTGCGAAGCTCTCACGCCAACCTAAACACGGGCCTTCAAACGACCCACTTGAAAAGAAACTACGTGCTAAGTTAAACACTGGAAAAAGAAAAGCTGCTATTAGTGCCAAGGAATATACTCAATCTGCTAGAGATGGAGGTGATAATGAGGATGACGATGATGGGGATTTAGACAGCAGAACAAGTGCATTTGACAAGAAGCGAGCAAGAGCTCCTATGACTGTATGTTCACAGGCAAATAAAAAACACAAGTAACTATTTTTCTGTGTTTGTGGAGTCCTTGAGGGTTGTCTTTTTTGTTATCTGTcacatatacattttttttttttgggaatgtcACATATACTCTTCCTGTGGAAGATTTGACTCCATTgagttaattttatataaaatattcatgaGTGTTAACAATGCTTTGAAATCACTCTGAATCTCTGATGGACAAGCAGCTTAAAGATTGCAGAGCCCTGATGGGTTCCAAGAAGTTCAAATATTTCTAGGCTAAACTTTTTCTTTAGGAGATTTCTAGGCTAAACTCAGTCACTCTAAAACATTGCGTGTAAAGGTTTACATGCTATGtataaaattctgaaaaaataattcattgtatttaaaaagactattcattattaattattattccCACAAATTCTGAAAAAAGTTTACTAGCTGTATGGTAAACTTCATGTCTGAATACGTTCCTTTTGTAAACATGACACTATTTTAAAATCTATACCTGCCTCCAAGCGGTCCAAAATGCTTAATAGGTTCCCCAAAATTGTGGCCTTCAAATATGTTGAAAAAATTTGGGCAATGCTGAAGAAAAAACTCAATTCAATGAACCTTAATCCCAATCAAATTAGGTGTGGATATGTGTTTAATAACTACTTGAATGGATCACTTgtatttttctctcattttataACCTTATAAAATCATATTATTTGGGTTTGGTTTACCTCTATGACTTTTTTAAAAGtaatctcattttgttttaatgagaaattgccACATCAtctactaattaaataaaatgtggggATTAAAACTCATTACCACTtgttattgtatatttaaaacaaaaagacatatcCAGTTAAAAACATACTAAAGGTAAGCCATACCCATATTATTTAGTTgagtcttgtagctcaattaATACCTGTGGGGCTAGAGAATTTATGTCCCGGCTCACTTTCCATTAGGatcagggcccgtgccgaggagagtagttgccgaggacaagtaatgaaagaccaaatagcctagagatcagtcgaggatgaccctgtcttCGGCATCTCAAGGCTtaaaagggaagaacgacatGTCATCAAAGACAGCCTCCAAAGCGTTCTCGGAAGAAAAGGCGAGTAAAATGGGACTCGCATGGAGGTACAGagtgggagtggttcaaggaaaagacgtcacctccgcattgaatgcgccaacaaacgtcctagctatattgatgggaaaagactcctgaacagtgtggcttcggttattgcaactaacagaaagtagggggaggtggctgatgggacaggtactcgagtagttacctgcctgatcaacagatggaaggtcagaATCAactgagaagggctatataatgtaaaggctTATGCACCAAAAAAATGGAGGGGACCAGGGTACCCAAATAGAGAgaggaataataagaacaaaaagCTTCATAGACAAGATCCATGGACAAGTTTAGTTCACCTCTACGCGTCCACCATGAAAACCAAGTCTATCCACTGTCcgatgaccaaggcctagccttttaacccacgctctacaaattatattgtttgggcccttaacatacgaacccaatactattttggggtcgttacaaattgagtccttacaataccTTTTAGTATTTTCAACGGAGATATTCAGAGTTCAAACTTCCCTTcctcaactatcaaattattaaataaaaaaattatactatttaTTCCTTCCCTAATCAACATATTATTCTTCATTACTTTAATAGCTGATATTTTAGGCTTTTATCTATCTCCTTTacttttcttaaaatgaattaattcACTCTTTCTCAACATTGCATGATTGTTCTCAATTGCATATGCCCAATCATCTTGATATGCTTCCAATTGCATATgattcttctttatcttttcctcAAGAGGAACCACCTTCACCTTGAACTTATGTTTTCATTCTTGATCCATCTTTCCTAGAATACCTATTCGTCCATCATAATGTTCTCATTTTGGTTAGTCTTGCTTCAAGAACAtctaacttcttcttttttgatacaAAACATGTAACTTCTTAACAGATCAACAATTTGTACCATAGATCATAGTAGGTCTTATACAGTTTTATAGATATTTTATGATTACACCATAACTCTTATTAGGGGTGTGCATAGAACTCAATAACTTGACCCAATCCAATCTAGATGCaatgaatttgtttttcttgggtTTGCTGCGTGTATATTGAGTTGAGATAAAACTGATTGGTGAGAGAAAAATACTAAGGAACAATGTATAAAAtggaagagatagtgacaaatttatagtaagagggcgggaataagaagagacaaaaataaaggaagatgaagggaaagaggaagaacgatattaatgtagagggtagtagggagatgaaaaagtaagggagggagaaatgATGGAGAaatagtggggagatgaaaaggtaagggggGGTGGAGAAAGGTTAgggaagtgtaaatattaaaaaaataaatgttaaaaacaattataagaaaattggaaataaacaAGATAACGATGTGGACGCTGATGTGGCTTAACTGGaacgtagcaacaataaatactacacttcagcttttagatatttATAGATGAAGGGAAataggaagaatgatattaatataaatggtagtggagagatgaaaatgtatgggagggagaaaggttggaaaagtggtgggaagatgaaaatgtaaggagggagaaaggttggagaaatataaatattaaaaaaataaatgttaaaaacaattataagaaaattggaaagaaaaatgataacaaCGTGGACGCtgttgtaaatatatatatagatatgctatatttaattctttataacacaataggataacatttaacaatcaaagagaacaaaaaaaaaaaaataaaaaaataaaaaactaaactaaatcacattaatccaaattagagttttaaagaatataaaaaattatcaaactaAAGCAGagttataagaaaaataaaaaaaaattcatcaaaaaattgagagagagagagaaagagagagagaatatatatatattttttttgggtgagggaaaactatgtataaaatggaaaagatagtgacaaatttatagtaagagggtgagaataaaaagatacaaaaataaaagaagatgaagggaaagggaaagagaaagaataatattaatgtagaaggtagtggggagatgagaagctaaggaaaagagaaaggttggagaagtagtggagagatgaaaaggaaGGGGGGGAGAAAGGTTAgggaagtgtaaatattaaaaaaataattgttaaaaacaattataagaagatcggaaagaaaaaagataacgACATGAACGCTGATGTGACTCAACTGAAACGTAGTAACAACAAATGctatgcttcagcttttagatataaatatatatttatagatataGACTAGTGTGTAgccccatgcatatgcatggatacaattaacaataatcacaattatatggttcaaattacattttttttagaagatgttcaaattatacatagtattaGCTAACACTTTTTTAAACCAGACATTTCTAacatatgtaatggtttctcattatatatgtgtgtgtgtgtgattaaaaatttaattggttttagacttttcgatttttgcacctaataattcccttgtcacaaaaataaaaaaacttagatgaacatgtgacaaaaaattggactccaattaaaatccaatttaaaatctaattggatttggactctttGATTCTTAAACTCAATAATTCActattaacacaaaattaaaaattaaatgggacacatggcacaaaattgagaatctaattaaaatctaattggattttctctaaattttgtctattaatatatatatatatatatatatatatagactagtgtGTGTCCCCATGCATATGCACGAATATAGTTAAAAACAGTTGTACTTatatggttcaaattatacGTGATATTAACTTACACTTTTTAAATCATAgatttataaaatatgtaacagttaattatatatatatatatatatatatatgatttagaatttaattggttttagactctttgatttctgcattcaataatttacttgccacaaaaataaaaacttatatgGACACGTGGCagaaaattggactccaattgaaatcctatttataatctaattggatttggacttttcaatttttacactcaataaatcacttggcacaaaattaaaaattataagggGCATGTGGtgtaaaattgaaaatccaatcaaaatctaattagattttctctgagttttgactatatatataaagatggAGCCTTGTGGGGTCCACCTAATAAATAATTGGTATAAATTGATAATTGGACTGAAAATATTACTAAAGTGACaagtaaaacttaaaaagttagCTTTATTGGCTCTATATCCTATAAAACtggtaaaaaaaatctaacataaaacaaaatgattTGATATAAAGCTATTTCTTAATCGGGAAGGTACGACTAGTTTACACTACCcaacaaagaaatcaaaattccATCTACTAACACAAGGTTCTATTTAGCAAAGTGATAGCCTGATAGGACCATTCTACACGCTACATAATAATGTATACTTGATATCATTGTTATTAAACCCGGACTGGACGTTGACCCTATCTATGAGTTAGGTTACAAGGTTACTGGTTCAACCAGTAGTCAATGGTCAGTCATAAGGccaaataaaaagatttttaaaattatatatatatatatatatatttataagtttGAGAAAACATAACAtgaatatgtaaattaaaaaaaaaaggcatatgcCTAAATTAAACTTGgcattataatttaaaatcaagGTTTCACAAACAATAGCATTAGaaatctatataataactaatagtcgaaacgtttgactttttgttgaccacGCCTCATTGCGCCACATGGTTACACAAATTACTGCCATgtttacatttaaaaacatcaaaacATTGTACCATTTCATTTAGTGAAATAAGAGTAACGTTTCAGAACTATTTTTTGCTACCGTTGTGTTCAATTGCACTGTTTCAGAGGGTAGTTATAAATTTTACACCTTTCCTAATAAGTTTCAGTTtctatctcttaaaaaaaatcaaaaacttttgATTCTTCACCCTGGGCACCCCTCTCTCTATACGTTACTGATTAGCAAGATATTGCACCATCCTGCTAACAGGGGTAGTTACGAAATTTGCAcgcttatatatttctttcaaaaaacaaaCCACTTCTTTCTTATTACTCTATATGTACACTCTTTGAGGAGAATTTCTCCATACAAGCATTTTTTAAAAGCCCCCCAAACTGAAAATCCTACGAACCCACGGCCACACGCATAAAACTTTGCTCTTCAATTGCGacctttctctctcactccaatCTCTATCCCCAACGACCCATAAAATCCAACTGCCCATTTGCAAGAATCATAAGATTAATCAATAGTCACAACTTCAACCATTGATCTTCTCTGTTTGCCAATGTGGTGGGTTTGTTATTGTTCTTCGAGGTACGCTCGTTTTTCTCTAAACTTATGttctttctctgttctttgaatttatgttgtttattgcgtttcatttttccttcttttttattattttttatatttttttaccttttgaatttttctcCCTAACCCTTCTCGGGTGAATTTCCTATAAATCTCTAcctattttaagtttttaacaatCTCCTTTTTCAGAAGTCAGAGGCATGTATTATCTCCCCTTCAAATATTTGAGTTGAAGAAATGCCAGATTTAAAGGAGATTTTGCTTTTGCATGTCAATTCCCAATTATTAAGACTATGAATTATGGAGCAAAGCAAATGAGGATGGCTTCAATTAAGGATATACGTCTTAACACAACTGTAGGTAttgttttatcaaattttattgtttctctttctcctaaTCTCCCATTAAGTTATGCATTAAAACATGAACTTTGCTAGTTTTAGTGACATGTAATGCATCATcaaaattgattaagaaatttaattgattttaaaaaattatgtgtcCTGTTTTATTCGGGTCCAATTTCTTTGTCATATTTGTTCCCTTTAAGAACAAAGAAGGGTTTGGGGAAATGTTTATAGATTTTATTGATCAGAACCTATATGCTCCTCATATTGATACTAATTAATTCATCTAAGAAGACGTACTTTGTACCTTACAGATGTCAATTGAATTAATATGTATGGTTTTATGCCTATGCCAGTTTAGGAATGGCTTTTCCAATTAGGGCATTCTTGTGCTTCATTTCGAAACAATTGAGGTAACATATTAACTTTAATCCTTTTTGTTAAATCAATTGTTGTGTTGTAAtgcttgaacaaattttttgaCACATGGAAGTTATGGTTATTTATGTTTTCTATGTTGCTGTTTCAGCTTTGCTTGAAGCTTCAAGAAAAGTTAATTTTAAAGATTTCTTAAGACAAGGCTTGCATCTGGAAGGTATAATTTTATCTTTTCCTCCTTGTGGGAtctaaacatatttatttttataggttttgttTACATGGTTATGGCATAGGTTCTTATGCTTTAAGGtagaaaacaaatatttttagtaatcAACAAAGTGGCATAAGATAAGGAGgtgacattttttatttatatgaaaaaaaaatatagagattttgtTGTAGCAAGAGTCTTAATGACAGCTTaagtttgtttattaaaaagagtatttttttttctttcaagaaaCAGATTAAACTTTGGTAAGATacagttttatttaattaaattcatagaaACCGTTGTTTGCCTTGcctttatatttttgtatgaTGTTCTGTTAGTTTTGTTTACGAAGTTCGTCTACAAAACTTTCTACAAGTGAATTAATAGAGagattgaaaaattaatttgaaacttaagcAAACATATgacctaaaatttattttttgttcaactTATCTATCATTCCCATATTTGATAAAATAGAGAATTAGGAGCCTCATTAAAAATCTGAAAGGATTATCAAATAGTCTTAAGGATAGTTTATGTACCTTAAATTTGGTTCTCTACAATCCATTTGTTTCTATAATTGGGTTTTGATCTTACGTTATGAGATTCCAAAAGTTTTGAGACTAGGATTtgttttaagtttcaattttaagtAGAAGTTGAGTCTAATCTTGATGTCAAATATGTATTCTTGTATGATTAATTTTCTTCACTTTTAGATGAGTTGCATGAGGTTGATTAATAATCTTTCTCTAAATGTATgtcttaaataattatatttacgATCAAAGTGTATTCTCAAGTGGTATTGTGAGTAATACCTTTTGCTTCCAATATGTTTTCcgtgttttctttatttcaaaattttctttcttttttggtttttaggaAACAAAGGTCTCTTCTCACAAAAGCATGCAAGAGGAAGTCCTCCCTGCACAGTAGTTCGAGGTTGTTAACTAAAGGTACAAATAAGTTATACAAAGTTAGAGGTTGTTTTTAACTTTGTACGTGGGTAGAACAAAGcaatcaaatttctcattttggTGTACTGTTTTAAGAGATTTGAGCTTTTTATAGGGATTTGAACTTCTATAATTACTCACGTATTTTTTAacattcttaaaaataaataaataacattattttagaACTTAGTTTTAGTAGTtttccgtgcatcgcatgggttagcgactagttctATAAAATTCACAagcaaaataaatgaatgtCATAAGATTGCAACAaagtttttgctaaataaaatcttgttacatgtcttaaaattttttatattaaaaaaaatataaatctcaaattatacaaatgaaagaaaagaaaagggttaAAAGCTTAAAcataaagcaataaacaaataaagcaCAAAAAAACGTAAacgaaagaagagaaaagaaggtTTAAGTAGTAAAGTATATAAGATATATTCATATATTCATACCTATGTGTTAATTGACTACGTGAAACtaaaaagtgcatttttttaaatttttttttaggttttctcatatttaaattaccaaattatCATACATTAAACAGTAAAAGATTCAATGGGATGGActtattaatgtaattttacaaaattcaCAAACCCAGCTGGGTTATTACAACCCAGCCAGATCATACGGTTTGCTTAAAACCCGCTAGATTTTACCGGTTTTGACTGGGTCTTGTGCACATCCAATCCAATTGATGACCTGAATCAGTCTATGTACTGGGTCACCAGTCCGACCGATCGGGCTGGGTTGAATAACACCGCTTGACATCATTATTAATTTGCTCTAGTAATGCTTCCTCTAAAACAAATCTTCCCATTGAATAGTCGACGTCTTTgattgcttctttttttaaatttaaaaatagttcaaacaaatatttttactaataaaatGTCACATTGGAGACATGGATTAATTCTTTGTACTTTTTATAAggctaaattgcaaattacacccttaaagtttggtgtgtttggattttaaactccaaagttttagaatttggattttaaccTTTGAAGttttggggtgtttggattttatatcatcgcgtttcaaaatttggattttatcccctaaagtttggggtgtttgaattttactccTTAAAGTTTAAggggtttttggattttacaacctaaaatttcataatatggGGCTGTAAAAGCCAAacactcctaaattttagggggtaaaattcaaattctaaaaattcaagatgtaaaattcaaatatccccaaattttaggggtgtagtttgcaatttaacatttttataatcATAATCTTTTTGTCTCACATGTATAGGAAAAATAATGACTTGTCCTTTGAAGCATTGTTATGGATTCTGTTTTGTTCCTGTTGGAAAATCTCGTACCGACATGCAAACTAGAACGATAACCCCCTTATTCCACCTCAGATGAAATTTCAGCCCATTTCGAGCATTTCGATTAATACTGGCCGAAATTAAAGATTTGGCCAAAAtacaaaagtgaaaaaaaatgaagaaaaagatgatgcACAGGTCGTGTTAGAGgggaaacaaaaagtaaaaagataagAATAAGAGCTCTTtggtatatgtatatatgaacaGAAGAGGTGAAAATATATTGAAAGACAAGATGATGCAGTGgcgttttgagagagaaaaaaaaataaagattagaAAACTTGAGAGAGCACAAACAGTGagatgagaaagaaataatgaaGGGTTTAGGTGAGGATGAGAAGACGAGGGaataaatttgagatttttttaataaaatatatattaaacctGTTGTTTTCTataatagttatatatatatatacatatgcgGTAATCTAAAAACACCCCCAAACAGTACGCCAGAATAAATCGATACTGAAATATTCCGTTCCAATGGAAAAACTAAAATAGAGTTCGAAACAATATTCACAACATTACTTTGAAGTACGAAAAGTCACACACCATAAACAAGAAAAGGGTCTATAACTATTATGAGCAATAAtttattagaaatattttttttcttgtgagGTTATCgtaaacattttgaaaattttacaatggAATAAGATCTTCTATATATTTCAAGTTCTCTCAATTACGTCTATTTTCATGATTAAGATTTAATTGTTAATAGACtctcttcataaaaaaaaaaaaaaaaaaatttgttaatagactattatgtcatttaaaattttaaatgatataataGTCTGTTACTTTTTTAGCTTTGTATCATTAAATTAGAATCATGAAACGAACCCAGAGAATCTTTGGTGACAAGGGAATTGACGGTATGGAAACTTTTGTGCCAAACACAAACATGCCAAAGTAGATGGACCGTAATGAAGTCAATACTAGTCAATATGAGAGAATGGGTCAAATCCGTGTTCATTCTTGCCTCCGTAAAGTACTTTCTTTGTTGGACTTTGACCCATCAGATATTATTTTGTATGAATGatagcatataaaaaattagatgaaatTTTGGACACATGCAGAATCTTTCAAGTTTGAAGTTGAAGGAATGTGTCCAAAGTGAGAATGCAACAGATTCGTcaatattttatacattttttttcttttatgatgaAGTTTTATACTTTTCTCACGACctataattttaagaaaagttTGTGTTCTAGAAAGTTTCTTAGCACAATCCTTCATACAGtcccattattttttcaaagaagacctttcttttgaagaaattgtttaatGCAATCCTTCAATGTACaactctctcttcttccctTTCCCTTCCCTTACTTTTTCCTCCCTTCTTTCCTTTGCATCTCCCTTACAACCAAATAGGATATTAGTTTCCAAATTcagctaataaaaaaaagtgttttgaggatattaataaaaatagtctgaatttggtaaaaatgtggggtaaaattcatgttttacaTCATTCAATAAAAGATGTCATATCagctttttacttaaaacttagTATATCACACCACAATTAATAACATCTTAataatttggttgaattttcaGATGAGTATTATAATTGATTGAGTgtgatttttcttattttttttaatacttgataagatgatgtggcatgttggaATTGGAAAGTGTGAAACTTGGGTTTTAAATCAcattcttataaaatttaattttaataaaaata contains the following coding sequences:
- the LOC115973506 gene encoding uncharacterized protein LOC115973506, with protein sequence MGTKETPHKIGLPQIVKLDMGLKLAEQWVNKMTKAAENEQPEVESEGQPYRLGLGAKLSRQPKHGPSNDPLEKKLRAKLNTGKRKAAISAKEYTQSARDGGDNEDDDDGDLDSRTSAFDKKRARAPMTVCSQANKKHK